Proteins co-encoded in one Marinobacter qingdaonensis genomic window:
- a CDS encoding glycerophosphodiester phosphodiesterase translates to MIVYGHRGAKGEAPENTLPGFAHAYRHGIRHFELDLVLSKDGKPVLVHDLTVDRTTGQKGDVGSFTAAELADMDARRNTSSWPRKIGIPTLESLLDQFTDLEHVQLEVKKDSRQRLNILSNRLTEIIQRRDLYGRVAITSSDTWFLKEVRRRDKKIHLGLVSERRFPKPVNLAQKLGCDYLCLNWKLCSAELVQEAHRRELHVSTWTVNRIHDMLQLEEMGVDSIITDYPTSTRMFFDNRARSLLSLPTVQTGPEPDAEALPAN, encoded by the coding sequence ATGATTGTGTACGGACACCGAGGCGCCAAAGGCGAAGCCCCCGAGAACACCCTACCCGGCTTTGCGCACGCCTACCGGCATGGAATCCGCCATTTCGAGCTTGATCTGGTGCTGTCCAAGGACGGCAAGCCGGTGCTGGTGCACGACTTGACCGTAGACCGCACCACCGGCCAGAAAGGCGACGTGGGCAGCTTCACGGCCGCCGAGCTGGCCGACATGGACGCCCGGCGCAACACCAGCTCCTGGCCCCGGAAAATCGGCATTCCCACCCTGGAGTCCCTGCTCGATCAGTTCACCGATCTCGAGCACGTCCAGCTGGAAGTGAAAAAAGACAGCCGCCAACGGCTGAACATCCTATCCAATCGCCTGACGGAGATCATCCAGCGCCGGGACCTGTATGGCCGGGTCGCCATCACCTCGTCCGACACCTGGTTTTTGAAGGAAGTGCGTCGGCGGGACAAGAAGATTCATTTGGGACTGGTTTCCGAGCGGCGGTTTCCGAAGCCGGTGAATCTGGCCCAGAAACTGGGCTGCGATTACCTGTGCCTGAACTGGAAGCTGTGTTCCGCGGAACTGGTGCAGGAGGCGCACCGTAGAGAGCTGCACGTGTCCACCTGGACGGTGAACCGCATTCACGACATGCTGCAGCTGGAGGAGATGGGGGTGGACAGCATCATCACCGATTATCCGACCAGCACCCGGATGTTCTTCGACAACCGGGCCCGTTCGCTGCTTTCGCTGCCCACGGTGCAGACCGGGCCTGAGCCAGACGCTGAGGCCCTGCCCGCAAACTGA
- the tal gene encoding transaldolase yields the protein MTNKLEQLKTMTTVVADTGDIDAIAKWRPEDATTNPSLLLKAAASDAYRPMLDQAVADARRHGGSSAEQLTLATDTLAVLAGREILNLIPGVVSTEVDARLSFDTNATLDRARRLVELYDRHGVDTNRVLIKIASTWEGIRAAEQLEKEGIRCNLTLLFSFIQAAACAQAGAFLISPFVGRILDWHLANSDRSSFAPAEDPGVLSVSRIYNFYKANGYDTVVMGASFRNIGEIEMLAGCDRLTISPALLQELQDDTGTLPRQLSAEGASTGDRLGTVDEQLFRWESNEDAMATEKLADGIRRFTADQIELEQRVRQLAQAA from the coding sequence ATGACCAACAAGCTTGAGCAACTGAAAACCATGACCACCGTGGTGGCCGACACCGGCGACATCGACGCCATTGCTAAATGGCGGCCGGAAGATGCCACCACCAATCCTTCGCTGTTGCTGAAAGCAGCCGCCTCCGATGCCTACCGTCCCATGCTTGACCAGGCCGTGGCCGACGCTCGCCGCCACGGCGGTTCCAGCGCCGAGCAGCTGACCCTGGCCACTGATACCCTGGCGGTACTGGCCGGCCGGGAGATCCTGAACCTGATTCCCGGCGTAGTGTCCACGGAAGTGGATGCGCGGCTGTCGTTCGACACCAACGCCACCCTGGATCGGGCCCGCCGCCTGGTGGAGCTGTACGACCGCCATGGCGTGGACACCAACCGGGTGCTGATCAAGATTGCCTCCACCTGGGAGGGCATTCGCGCGGCCGAGCAGCTGGAGAAGGAAGGCATTCGCTGCAACCTGACCCTGCTGTTCTCGTTCATCCAGGCCGCCGCCTGTGCCCAGGCCGGCGCGTTCCTGATCTCGCCGTTTGTCGGCCGGATCCTGGACTGGCATCTGGCGAACAGCGACCGCAGCAGCTTTGCCCCGGCGGAAGATCCGGGCGTGCTCTCGGTCTCGCGCATCTATAATTTCTACAAGGCCAACGGCTACGACACCGTGGTGATGGGCGCCAGCTTCCGCAACATTGGTGAGATCGAGATGCTGGCAGGCTGCGACCGGCTGACCATCAGCCCGGCGCTGCTGCAGGAGCTGCAGGACGACACCGGCACCCTGCCCCGGCAACTGTCGGCCGAGGGCGCCAGCACCGGTGACCGGCTCGGCACCGTGGACGAGCAGCTGTTCCGCTGGGAGTCCAACGAGGACGCCATGGCCACCGAGAAACTGGCGGACGGCATCCGGCGCTTCACCGCCGACCAGATCGAACTGGAGCAGCGGGTCCGGCAGCTGGCGCAGGCCGCCTGA
- the sthA gene encoding Si-specific NAD(P)(+) transhydrogenase, translating to MAEHHYDVVVIGAGPSGEGAAMNATKHGKRVAIIEDKQTVGGNCTHWGTIPSKALRHSVKQIITFNTNQMFRDIGEPRWFSFPRVLQNAQKVIGKQVKLRTQFYARNRVDLINGRASFVDKNRLEIRGSKVVEHIHFKQAIIATGSRPYLPPDVDFRHHRIYNSDTILNLSHTPRTLIIYGAGVIGSEYASIFAGLGVKVDLINPGSRLLSFLDDEISDALSYHLRNNGVLVRHNEQYEKVEGDDHGVVLSLASGKKIRADAFLWCNGRTGNTDSLNLDSVGLVPNGRGQLSVDEHYRTEVENIYAAGDVIGWPSLASAAYDQGRSASSDIVKDEYFRFVSDVPTGIYTIPEISSVGKTERELTEAKVPYEVGQAFFKDLARAQITGDAVGMLKILFHRETREILGIHCFGDQAAEIVHIGQAIMNQSGEANSLNYFINTTFNYPTMAEAYRVAALNGLNRIF from the coding sequence ATGGCAGAACATCATTACGACGTCGTCGTCATCGGCGCCGGGCCTTCGGGCGAAGGCGCGGCGATGAATGCGACGAAGCACGGTAAACGTGTCGCGATCATCGAGGACAAACAGACCGTCGGCGGTAACTGCACCCACTGGGGCACCATTCCGTCCAAGGCGCTGCGTCACTCGGTCAAGCAGATCATCACGTTCAATACCAACCAGATGTTCCGTGACATCGGCGAGCCGCGCTGGTTCTCCTTTCCCCGGGTGCTGCAGAACGCCCAGAAGGTCATCGGCAAGCAGGTCAAGCTGAGGACCCAGTTCTACGCCCGCAACCGGGTCGACCTGATCAACGGCCGTGCCTCCTTCGTCGACAAGAACCGCCTGGAAATCCGCGGCAGCAAGGTGGTAGAGCACATCCACTTCAAGCAGGCGATCATCGCCACCGGCTCTCGGCCGTACCTGCCGCCCGATGTGGATTTCCGTCACCACCGGATCTACAACTCCGACACCATCCTGAACCTGTCCCACACGCCCCGCACGCTGATCATCTACGGCGCCGGGGTCATCGGTTCGGAATACGCCTCGATCTTCGCCGGTCTGGGCGTGAAGGTGGACCTGATCAACCCGGGCAGCCGACTGCTGTCGTTCCTGGACGACGAGATCTCGGACGCGCTCAGCTACCACCTGCGCAACAACGGCGTGCTGGTCCGTCATAACGAGCAGTACGAGAAGGTCGAGGGCGACGACCACGGTGTGGTGCTGTCGCTGGCCTCCGGCAAGAAGATCCGCGCCGATGCCTTCCTGTGGTGTAACGGCCGCACCGGCAACACCGATTCCCTGAACCTGGACAGCGTCGGCCTGGTGCCGAACGGCCGGGGCCAGCTGTCGGTGGACGAGCACTACCGCACCGAGGTGGAGAACATCTACGCCGCCGGTGACGTCATCGGCTGGCCGAGCCTGGCCAGTGCCGCCTACGACCAGGGCCGCTCCGCGTCCTCGGACATCGTGAAGGATGAGTATTTCCGATTCGTCTCCGATGTGCCGACCGGCATCTACACCATTCCGGAGATCAGCTCCGTTGGCAAGACCGAGCGCGAACTGACCGAAGCCAAGGTGCCGTACGAAGTGGGCCAGGCTTTCTTCAAGGACCTGGCGCGGGCGCAGATCACCGGCGACGCGGTGGGCATGCTGAAGATCCTGTTCCACCGGGAGACCCGCGAGATCCTGGGCATTCACTGCTTCGGGGACCAGGCGGCGGAGATCGTCCACATCGGCCAGGCGATCATGAACCAGAGCGGGGAAGCCAATTCCCTGAACTACTTCATCAACACCACCTTCAACTACCCGACCATGGCGGAAGCCTACCGGGTGGCGGCCCTGAATGGCCTGAACCGGATCTTCTGA
- a CDS encoding 3-deoxy-7-phosphoheptulonate synthase, producing MLAILHPNTALDSEAYRQTMHYLENLPGVSVRVHEVQGASQRLTELYLLGDTKSLDKDEIEALPAVERAIRISDDYRILGRHRDDRRQSGFSYNGVDFNQSNLNVFAGLCAVDVPEHVEIMMQALEQHGQQCTRMGAYKPRTNPYSFQGHGKGCLPWVFEKAGKHGIKVIAMEITHESHIEEIDTCLEQLGRPTGVMLQVGTRNTQNFELLKAIGRQSTYPVLLKRGFGITLNESLNAAEYLASEGNANVIFCLRGMKTEAGQPHRNMVDFAHVPAVKRLTRMPVCVDPSHSVGSREHSPDGILDVIHATAQGVIAGANMVLVDFHPKPEKALVDGPQALLMDELPAYLEDIQLCHETWQKRQAIYQRLKGKTAE from the coding sequence ATGCTCGCGATTCTCCACCCCAACACGGCGCTCGACAGCGAAGCCTACCGCCAGACCATGCACTACCTGGAAAACCTGCCGGGAGTGTCGGTCCGGGTCCACGAGGTCCAGGGCGCCAGCCAGCGCCTGACCGAACTCTACCTGCTGGGCGACACCAAATCCCTGGACAAAGACGAGATTGAGGCGTTGCCGGCGGTTGAGCGGGCCATTCGCATTTCCGACGACTACCGCATTCTGGGCCGGCACCGGGACGACCGCCGTCAGAGCGGGTTCAGCTACAACGGCGTCGATTTCAACCAGTCCAACCTGAACGTGTTTGCCGGCCTGTGCGCGGTGGACGTGCCCGAGCACGTGGAAATCATGATGCAGGCGCTGGAGCAACACGGCCAGCAATGCACCCGCATGGGCGCCTACAAGCCGCGCACCAACCCCTACTCGTTCCAGGGCCACGGCAAGGGCTGCCTGCCCTGGGTGTTCGAGAAGGCAGGCAAGCATGGCATCAAGGTGATTGCCATGGAGATCACCCACGAGAGCCACATCGAGGAAATCGACACCTGCCTGGAGCAACTGGGCCGGCCGACCGGGGTGATGCTGCAGGTGGGCACCCGCAACACCCAGAACTTTGAGCTGCTGAAAGCCATTGGCCGGCAGAGCACCTACCCGGTGCTGCTCAAGCGCGGTTTCGGCATTACCCTGAACGAGTCCCTGAACGCGGCCGAGTACCTGGCCAGCGAGGGCAACGCCAACGTGATTTTCTGTTTGCGCGGGATGAAGACCGAGGCCGGCCAGCCGCACCGCAACATGGTGGATTTCGCCCATGTGCCGGCGGTGAAGCGGCTGACCCGCATGCCGGTGTGCGTGGACCCGTCCCACTCCGTGGGCAGCCGGGAACACTCACCGGACGGCATCCTGGATGTGATCCACGCCACCGCCCAGGGCGTGATTGCCGGGGCCAACATGGTGCTGGTGGATTTCCACCCGAAACCCGAGAAAGCCCTGGTGGACGGTCCCCAGGCCCTGTTGATGGACGAATTGCCGGCCTACCTGGAAGACATCCAGCTGTGCCATGAGACCTGGCAAAAACGCCAGGCCATCTACCAACGCTTGAAAGGTAAGACTGCAGAATGA
- the dusA gene encoding tRNA dihydrouridine(20/20a) synthase DusA, with the protein MTENTQLQSASNATTVQGFHGENFSRRFSVAPMMDWTTSHFRYLARQLSRHALLYTEMVTTGALIHGDTARFLRHDPAEYPLALQLGGSDAGELAQCAKLAEQYGFDEVNLNVGCPSDRVQNNMIGACLMGHPDRVAEGVRAMIEATNLPVTVKHRIGIDGRESWDDLCEFIEKVAAAGCKTFIVHARIAILEGLSPKENREVPPLKYDWVYDLKQKYPHLEIIINGGIKTFDECHEHMQHTDGVMLGREAYNNPWLLASVDSEFFGAPQSSITRHDALRAMYAFIESELARGVYLTHMSRHLLGLFHGVPGGRQFRRHISENAHKPGAGLEVIQAALAKVREPERAAIAEA; encoded by the coding sequence ATGACTGAGAACACCCAGCTCCAAAGCGCCTCCAACGCCACCACCGTGCAAGGCTTCCACGGCGAGAACTTCTCCCGCCGCTTCAGCGTGGCCCCGATGATGGACTGGACTACCAGCCATTTCCGCTACCTGGCGCGCCAGTTGAGCCGGCATGCGCTGCTGTACACGGAGATGGTGACTACCGGGGCGCTGATTCATGGCGACACCGCGCGTTTTCTGCGCCACGATCCGGCGGAGTATCCGCTGGCGCTGCAGCTGGGTGGCAGTGATGCGGGGGAGCTGGCCCAGTGTGCGAAGCTGGCCGAGCAGTATGGCTTTGATGAGGTGAACCTGAACGTGGGCTGCCCCAGTGATCGGGTGCAGAACAACATGATCGGTGCCTGCCTGATGGGCCACCCGGACAGGGTCGCCGAGGGTGTGCGGGCGATGATCGAGGCCACCAATCTGCCGGTCACGGTGAAGCACCGCATCGGTATTGATGGCCGGGAATCCTGGGACGATCTGTGCGAGTTCATTGAGAAGGTGGCGGCCGCCGGCTGCAAGACCTTCATCGTGCACGCACGCATTGCCATCCTGGAGGGCCTGAGTCCGAAGGAGAACCGGGAGGTTCCGCCGCTGAAATACGACTGGGTCTATGACCTGAAGCAGAAGTACCCGCACTTGGAGATCATCATCAACGGCGGCATCAAGACCTTTGATGAGTGCCACGAGCACATGCAGCACACTGATGGCGTGATGCTGGGCCGGGAGGCCTACAACAACCCCTGGCTGCTGGCGAGCGTGGACAGCGAGTTCTTTGGTGCGCCGCAATCCTCCATCACCCGCCACGACGCGCTGCGGGCCATGTACGCGTTCATTGAGAGCGAGCTGGCCCGCGGGGTGTACCTCACCCACATGTCCCGGCACCTGTTGGGGCTGTTCCACGGCGTGCCCGGTGGCCGGCAGTTCCGTCGCCACATCAGCGAAAACGCCCACAAACCTGGCGCCGGTCTCGAGGTGATTCAGGCCGCCCTTGCGAAAGTGCGGGAGCCCGAACGCGCCGCCATTGCCGAAGCTTAA
- a CDS encoding P-loop ATPase, Sll1717 family, with product MEFDEYHLQRLFGHEAAESEDPERLKEYYFKSKLYKQVVNDLPLRIVVGHKGIGKSALFQVAIDEEARSNKLTLLIKPNDVQGIGKDTSNFLGLISEWKAGINEIIAKKTLESFGLLHDGWRQKLNQFGGAALNYLESTLKISEKVDLNDSKKAIIENFLKSNKIYVYIDDLDRGWEGKEWDIKRISALLNAVRDISTENRGVYFRISLRSDVYFLSRTSDESTDKTESSVIWYHWTNHEILALLVKRIESFFGRDVDEKELLKKDQWELMKYLSPVIEERFLGKGHWNNAPMYRVLMSLIRKRPRDLVKLLTLAGREANNSEDDIIRTAHLESIFESYSQGRLQDTFNEYRSELPDIERLVLGMKPTKVERRAAEGYVYSTDKLLKKISAIEEQGSFKWAKGSIATTKELAAFLYKINFLTARKETDRGIDRKYFEENRYLSNKFAEFGYDWEVHPAYRWALQPDDPRKIFDELKLSAA from the coding sequence ATGGAGTTTGACGAGTACCATTTGCAAAGGCTTTTTGGCCACGAAGCAGCTGAAAGTGAAGACCCTGAACGGCTTAAGGAGTATTATTTTAAAAGCAAGCTATACAAGCAAGTTGTGAATGACTTGCCCCTTCGTATAGTTGTTGGTCATAAAGGTATTGGGAAATCGGCACTTTTTCAAGTTGCCATTGATGAAGAAGCGAGATCGAACAAGCTCACCCTATTGATTAAACCCAATGATGTTCAGGGTATTGGAAAAGATACATCGAATTTTCTTGGTCTTATTAGTGAGTGGAAAGCCGGCATAAATGAAATAATTGCAAAGAAAACATTGGAGTCATTTGGCCTTCTTCATGATGGGTGGAGGCAGAAACTAAATCAATTTGGAGGTGCCGCTTTAAATTATTTGGAGTCAACATTAAAAATAAGTGAAAAGGTTGACTTGAATGACTCTAAGAAAGCAATTATTGAGAACTTTCTGAAAAGCAACAAGATATACGTTTATATTGATGACCTTGACAGGGGTTGGGAAGGAAAGGAGTGGGATATAAAACGCATTTCCGCACTCTTGAATGCCGTCAGGGATATATCGACTGAGAATCGTGGGGTTTATTTCAGAATAAGCTTGCGATCTGATGTTTACTTTCTCTCCAGGACATCTGATGAGTCAACGGATAAAACAGAAAGCTCAGTGATTTGGTATCATTGGACTAATCACGAGATTTTAGCGCTTTTGGTTAAGCGCATCGAAAGCTTCTTTGGTCGAGACGTCGATGAGAAGGAGTTGTTAAAAAAGGATCAATGGGAGCTGATGAAGTACCTATCTCCTGTGATAGAAGAACGATTTTTAGGGAAGGGGCATTGGAACAATGCACCCATGTATCGGGTGCTGATGTCTCTGATTAGAAAACGTCCGCGTGACCTTGTAAAGCTCTTAACCCTGGCTGGCCGTGAAGCAAATAATTCCGAAGATGACATCATACGGACGGCTCATCTTGAAAGCATATTTGAAAGCTACTCTCAAGGGCGACTCCAAGATACCTTCAATGAGTACAGGTCGGAGCTTCCAGACATTGAGCGGTTAGTTCTCGGCATGAAGCCGACGAAAGTTGAGAGGAGAGCGGCAGAGGGGTATGTCTATTCGACTGACAAACTCCTTAAGAAGATCAGCGCTATTGAGGAGCAAGGAAGCTTTAAATGGGCAAAAGGTTCCATAGCCACAACTAAAGAGCTTGCCGCATTCCTTTATAAAATTAATTTTCTAACAGCCAGAAAGGAAACGGATAGAGGAATTGACAGAAAATACTTTGAAGAAAATAGGTACCTTTCGAATAAATTTGCTGAATTTGGCTATGACTGGGAGGTTCATCCTGCATACAGGTGGGCACTCCAGCCAGATGATCCAAGAAAAATATTCGATGAGCTCAAGTTGAGTGCCGCGTGA
- a CDS encoding RidA family protein, translating into MTIERITTNARMSKIVKHNGTAYLCGQVAKDRNGDIRTQTIGMLEKVEELLESIGSGRDKILSATIYLADMADFKEMNEVWDNWIPEGEAPARACVQAQMASPELKVEISVVAAA; encoded by the coding sequence ATGACTATCGAGCGTATTACCACCAATGCCCGCATGAGCAAGATCGTGAAGCACAATGGCACTGCCTACCTGTGCGGCCAGGTGGCCAAGGACCGCAACGGCGACATTCGCACCCAGACCATCGGCATGCTGGAGAAGGTGGAGGAGCTGCTGGAAAGCATCGGCTCTGGCCGCGACAAGATCCTGTCGGCCACCATCTACCTGGCGGATATGGCCGACTTCAAGGAGATGAACGAGGTGTGGGACAACTGGATTCCGGAAGGCGAAGCACCGGCGCGGGCCTGTGTGCAGGCGCAGATGGCGTCGCCGGAGCTGAAGGTGGAAATCTCGGTGGTGGCGGCGGCCTGA
- a CDS encoding TerB family tellurite resistance protein: MLEQLKKLFSAPETENAQPDNHQLAVAATALMVQLSRVDHNEDERELQTIVDCAVKAHQVSREEAEAILADALNHAEDATSMYEFTGQINEHLDQNAKQALLESIWRVAFADGRIDKYEEHLIRRMADLLHLNHREYMQARHRAEEAG, from the coding sequence ATGCTTGAGCAACTGAAAAAGCTGTTTTCTGCCCCGGAGACCGAGAACGCCCAACCGGACAACCACCAGTTGGCGGTGGCCGCCACCGCCCTGATGGTGCAGCTCTCCCGGGTCGACCACAACGAGGACGAGCGTGAGCTGCAGACCATCGTGGATTGCGCCGTGAAGGCGCACCAGGTGAGCCGGGAGGAAGCCGAGGCGATTCTGGCCGACGCCCTGAACCACGCCGAGGACGCCACCTCGATGTACGAGTTCACCGGCCAGATCAACGAGCATCTGGACCAGAACGCCAAACAGGCCCTGCTCGAGAGCATCTGGCGGGTCGCCTTTGCCGACGGACGCATCGACAAGTACGAGGAACACCTTATACGCCGCATGGCCGACCTGCTGCATCTTAATCATCGGGAATACATGCAGGCGCGGCACCGAGCCGAGGAGGCCGGATAA
- a CDS encoding FAD:protein FMN transferase, giving the protein MTSRMLEPVRVVLASAVLALAGIALAGCSFEPSEKVWEISGPVFGTRYHINVVLTEDQSRLETLAQGIEAELETVDAAMSTWREDSELSRLNRAERPEQWQDLSAPLYEVLKRASEVSELTDGAFDVTIGPVVNLWGFGPEARPEQVPADETLAQALAATGHDKLELRATPPGIRQAQPQYIDLSAIAKGYGVDVVARYLDSEGIEAYLVEIGGEVRVNGRKPGGDAWRLAIEQPTAGEQQVNRVVALESRAMATSGDYRNYYESEGRRYSHTIDPATGQPIAHNLASVTVIAEDCMSADALATGFNVMGFERANALATRENIPAYFIIRTDDGFETHQTPAFSSYVTQ; this is encoded by the coding sequence ATGACATCCCGCATGTTGGAACCCGTCAGGGTGGTTTTGGCCAGTGCCGTGTTGGCACTGGCCGGGATCGCCCTGGCGGGTTGTTCGTTTGAGCCCAGTGAAAAAGTCTGGGAAATCTCCGGCCCGGTGTTCGGCACCCGGTATCACATCAATGTGGTATTGACGGAGGATCAGTCCCGGTTGGAGACTCTGGCCCAGGGTATTGAAGCGGAGCTGGAGACAGTGGACGCGGCCATGTCCACCTGGCGCGAGGACTCCGAGTTGTCCCGGCTCAATCGGGCCGAGCGCCCGGAGCAGTGGCAGGACCTGTCAGCCCCGCTGTACGAGGTTCTAAAGCGTGCCAGCGAAGTGTCCGAGCTGACCGACGGCGCTTTCGACGTCACCATCGGCCCGGTGGTCAATCTCTGGGGTTTTGGTCCCGAGGCCCGGCCCGAGCAGGTGCCCGCGGACGAGACCCTGGCGCAGGCCCTGGCGGCCACCGGCCACGACAAGCTGGAACTGCGGGCAACGCCCCCGGGCATCCGCCAGGCCCAGCCGCAATACATTGATCTGTCGGCCATTGCCAAGGGCTACGGGGTTGACGTGGTGGCCCGATACCTCGACAGTGAAGGCATAGAGGCCTATCTGGTCGAGATTGGCGGCGAAGTGCGGGTAAATGGCCGAAAACCGGGCGGCGACGCCTGGCGCCTGGCCATCGAGCAGCCCACCGCCGGTGAGCAGCAGGTGAACCGGGTGGTGGCGCTGGAAAGCCGCGCCATGGCCACCTCCGGCGATTATCGTAACTATTACGAATCGGAAGGCCGCCGCTACTCTCATACAATTGATCCTGCAACCGGCCAGCCGATTGCACACAATTTGGCGTCGGTGACGGTCATTGCCGAGGATTGCATGTCGGCAGATGCACTGGCCACTGGCTTTAACGTGATGGGCTTCGAGCGGGCGAACGCGCTCGCCACCAGGGAAAACATCCCGGCCTATTTCATCATCCGGACGGACGACGGTTTCGAGACTCACCAGACACCGGCGTTTTCGTCCTATGTGACTCAGTAA
- the nqrM gene encoding (Na+)-NQR maturation NqrM: MGTFLLVLFIVVLLVAAMSVGVIFGRKPISGTCGGIGALGISQSCDICGGNTQKCEEENERIANEGKTADSLAYDASKGKR, from the coding sequence ATGGGTACCTTTCTTCTTGTGTTGTTCATCGTGGTTCTGCTCGTTGCGGCCATGTCCGTGGGTGTGATCTTCGGTCGCAAGCCAATCAGCGGCACCTGCGGCGGCATTGGCGCCCTGGGCATCAGCCAGTCCTGTGACATCTGTGGCGGCAACACCCAGAAGTGCGAAGAGGAAAACGAGCGCATTGCCAACGAGGGCAAAACCGCCGATTCACTGGCCTACGACGCCAGCAAGGGCAAGCGCTGA
- a CDS encoding Gfo/Idh/MocA family oxidoreductase: MWSATKGRPKTNSIDEVYLPVPTALRNDWIKKAARAGKHVYAEKPLADGVEEAIEVCQENGVQFMDGTMWLHSNRTKEIEERIANGDIGEVCRVTSAFTFKAPDKEWYEGGNGRTDKTREPMGCFGDQGWYPISATMWSFNYELPEKVQMTHVSKNSVDTIVACGGTIWFSGGRMATFDAGCELAHRSQVETVGDAGLIKIDDLVGGQGRTGYFAAYGERFTGSSRYTFGDAEGKDTVQEVEPCDHVVKLVETFSDIVLSGDLDSQWPERSLACHKVMSALFESAESGGVVVTL; the protein is encoded by the coding sequence ATGTGGTCGGCAACGAAAGGCCGACCAAAGACCAACAGCATCGACGAGGTGTACCTGCCCGTGCCCACCGCCCTGCGCAACGACTGGATCAAGAAAGCCGCCCGCGCTGGCAAGCACGTATACGCCGAGAAACCCCTGGCCGACGGCGTCGAAGAGGCCATCGAGGTGTGCCAGGAAAACGGCGTGCAGTTCATGGACGGCACCATGTGGCTGCACAGCAACCGCACCAAAGAAATCGAGGAGCGCATTGCCAACGGCGACATTGGCGAAGTGTGCCGCGTCACCAGCGCCTTCACCTTCAAGGCACCGGATAAAGAATGGTACGAAGGCGGCAACGGCCGCACCGACAAAACTCGCGAACCCATGGGCTGCTTCGGCGATCAGGGCTGGTACCCCATCAGCGCCACTATGTGGAGCTTCAACTACGAGCTGCCCGAAAAAGTGCAGATGACCCACGTCTCCAAGAACTCCGTGGACACCATCGTCGCCTGTGGCGGCACCATCTGGTTCTCCGGCGGCCGCATGGCCACCTTTGATGCAGGCTGTGAGCTGGCCCACCGCTCACAGGTGGAAACGGTTGGCGACGCTGGCCTAATCAAGATCGACGACCTGGTCGGCGGCCAGGGTCGGACTGGGTACTTTGCTGCTTATGGCGAGCGGTTTACCGGAAGCTCCCGTTACACCTTCGGGGATGCTGAAGGTAAGGACACGGTGCAAGAGGTGGAGCCCTGTGACCATGTGGTGAAGCTGGTGGAGACCTTCTCGGACATTGTGCTCAGTGGAGATCTCGATTCTCAGTGGCCGGAGCGGAGTTTGGCTTGCCACAAGGTGATGTCGGCGTTGTTTGAGTCGGCGGAGTCTGGTGGAGTGGTTGTCACGCTCTAG